The Prevotella sp. E9-3 genome has a window encoding:
- a CDS encoding HipA domain-containing protein, protein MKTIQVCPSTLRSGFTTYSPQAIKELFDGVMVSPFIDIDFENEHDQRQAMDNMNNMSISGAQEKFSATIDNGKIRLTHESEQATYILKSAPFTLSLSTRKQIPANEHLTMQIASQVYGIRTANNGLCFSNTGQPVYITKRFDVINGVKDGSQEDFATILQMSEEGSDSNFKYHGSYVQIADAIRQFVPAWMPQMEQFFRMVVFDYLFGNEDAHMKNFSLINRNGEYFLAPAYDLINTCIHIQSGSDLGLTDGLSPDIEKSDVYDRTGHPCRLDFERFAERIGVSEKRAAAVLDMFMEIPQTTYSLIEFSFLDEKMKRAYKRVIEERTTRFVRQSE, encoded by the coding sequence ATGAAAACAATACAAGTCTGCCCATCTACATTGCGATCAGGCTTTACCACTTATTCACCTCAAGCCATCAAAGAATTGTTTGACGGCGTGATGGTTTCGCCCTTTATTGATATCGATTTTGAGAACGAGCACGACCAACGGCAGGCGATGGATAATATGAACAATATGTCAATCTCTGGTGCTCAGGAGAAATTCTCTGCCACCATCGATAATGGCAAAATCCGTCTGACTCATGAAAGCGAACAGGCTACTTATATCTTAAAATCAGCACCGTTCACCTTAAGTCTTTCCACCCGCAAGCAGATACCTGCCAATGAACATCTGACCATGCAGATAGCGTCTCAGGTTTACGGCATTCGTACTGCCAACAATGGTCTGTGTTTCAGTAATACCGGACAACCAGTGTATATCACTAAGAGATTTGACGTGATAAACGGTGTAAAAGATGGCTCGCAGGAGGACTTCGCTACCATTCTTCAAATGTCGGAGGAAGGTAGCGACAGTAATTTCAAATACCACGGAAGCTATGTGCAGATAGCCGATGCCATCCGGCAGTTTGTGCCAGCGTGGATGCCACAGATGGAGCAGTTTTTTCGGATGGTGGTGTTTGACTATCTGTTTGGAAACGAGGATGCCCACATGAAAAACTTCTCATTGATAAACAGAAACGGTGAGTATTTTCTGGCTCCAGCATACGATCTTATCAATACCTGTATTCATATTCAAAGTGGTAGCGACCTTGGATTGACGGATGGTCTCTCGCCAGATATTGAGAAGAGTGATGTGTATGACAGGACTGGTCATCCTTGTAGGCTGGACTTCGAACGATTTGCAGAAAGAATCGGGGTATCGGAGAAACGTGCTGCCGCCGTGCTTGATATGTTTATGGAGATTCCACAGACGACATACTCACTGATAGAGTTCTCCTTTTTGGACGAGAAGATGAAACGTGCGTACAAGCGTGTCATCGAGGAACGTACAACCCGTTTTGTTCGACAGTCGGAATGA
- a CDS encoding tetratricopeptide repeat protein, translated as MAQIKTAGDEDPHKALIMLDSLEIDIRNESPYIQHKYDLLKIRLNDKADILPSSDMPILKLIEYFRKEGSNLEMQEVYYYAGSIYRDLNDTPRALEYFLISLNYAGNNAECDSVMLRNTYSNLTYLQYRVQNFQEAIKMAKKELEICQCLKRDCVLPYMHLGCAFHASDSIKQAKKAFDAALNTIIQSNDIMQYQGYLINLLYNYSQLEDLQKAKKSFSLIEQNLFESNDVFSYFALAKYYELQGMNDSAIVCCNQILEYDYEDEDNELINIYDAAKILFNIYTKIGDVNKANYYASKYMELSDSIDFGKRQIMAATVNNKYQYHLDRNKELDLKEKQEKYKNLLFIFTIVIITTIAIGYIIYTKRKNRLLLEKMAMSKEMKLMKDNEMLLRENLEQKDKDIIESTKVNKNLINLLHKAELEEKAEDVIYIIRQSIIGKKEMTRDDWKLLYKAVDELYPSFKNRLVVELGNFTEQQMNICYLLRIGLSKSEIQGVTGLARTTVWRWSKKLSWVQTPDDEV; from the coding sequence TTGGCTCAGATAAAGACTGCTGGAGATGAAGATCCTCACAAAGCTCTAATCATGCTTGATTCCTTAGAAATTGACATCAGGAATGAAAGCCCATATATCCAACATAAATATGACCTACTAAAAATCAGGCTTAACGATAAAGCAGACATCTTGCCTTCTTCAGACATGCCTATTTTAAAGTTAATAGAATACTTTAGAAAAGAAGGTTCGAATCTTGAAATGCAAGAAGTGTATTATTATGCAGGTAGTATATACCGTGATTTGAATGATACCCCTCGAGCCTTGGAATATTTTCTAATCTCTTTAAACTATGCAGGCAATAATGCGGAATGTGACTCTGTTATGTTACGCAATACATACTCCAATCTCACCTATCTGCAATATCGTGTACAGAACTTTCAGGAAGCTATTAAAATGGCAAAGAAAGAACTTGAAATTTGTCAATGTTTAAAGAGAGACTGCGTGTTGCCATATATGCATCTCGGATGTGCTTTCCATGCATCGGACAGTATTAAACAAGCAAAAAAAGCTTTTGACGCAGCATTAAACACAATCATACAATCAAATGACATAATGCAGTATCAAGGTTACCTTATAAATTTACTTTATAACTACTCTCAATTAGAAGATTTACAGAAGGCAAAAAAAAGTTTTTCACTGATTGAGCAAAACCTTTTTGAAAGCAATGACGTCTTCTCATATTTCGCACTAGCTAAATACTATGAGCTGCAAGGCATGAACGATTCAGCTATAGTTTGCTGTAATCAAATTCTTGAATATGACTACGAAGACGAGGATAATGAGCTGATAAATATTTATGATGCTGCGAAAATTCTCTTCAATATCTACACTAAGATTGGAGATGTAAACAAGGCCAACTATTATGCATCTAAATATATGGAGTTAAGTGACTCTATAGACTTTGGAAAACGACAGATAATGGCAGCAACAGTAAACAATAAATATCAATACCATTTAGACAGAAATAAAGAACTAGACCTTAAAGAGAAACAAGAAAAATATAAGAATTTGCTTTTCATCTTCACGATAGTAATTATAACAACGATTGCTATTGGATACATCATTTATACTAAAAGAAAGAACCGTCTTCTACTTGAAAAGATGGCCATGTCAAAAGAGATGAAGCTAATGAAAGATAATGAAATGCTGCTTAGAGAAAATCTTGAACAAAAAGATAAAGATATAATAGAGAGTACGAAAGTTAATAAGAATCTTATCAATTTGCTTCACAAAGCAGAATTAGAAGAAAAAGCGGAAGATGTAATCTATATCATCAGACAGTCAATCATTGGAAAGAAGGAAATGACACGTGATGACTGGAAATTGCTATATAAAGCTGTAGATGAACTTTATCCTTCATTCAAGAACAGACTCGTAGTGGAATTGGGCAATTTCACTGAACAACAGATGAATATATGCTATTTGCTGCGCATTGGACTTAGTAAGTCTGAAATACAGGGTGTCACAGGTCTTGCCCGTACAACCGTATGGCGATGGTCAAAGAAACTAAGTTGGGTACAAACACCAGATGACGAAGTGTAA
- a CDS encoding 4'-phosphopantetheinyl transferase superfamily protein — protein sequence MRGYIDIHINDFDLNTALGQISEQRRQQALRFQYEHGQRTCVLAYLLLKRALKEEFGMEENPLFEYGEHGKPSIVGHPEIFFNLSHCREAVACVVSRRPVGIDVESVGRYRESVARYTMNDEEMALITNAPQPEVMFTRLWTMKEARLKLTGEGINDNMKQVLTEADRKSYTTVECLEQGYIYTVCE from the coding sequence ATGAGGGGTTATATTGACATTCATATCAATGACTTCGACCTGAATACGGCGCTGGGGCAGATTTCCGAACAGCGACGCCAACAGGCCTTACGCTTTCAATATGAGCATGGACAGCGCACCTGTGTACTGGCCTATCTGCTGTTGAAACGGGCATTGAAAGAGGAGTTCGGAATGGAAGAGAACCCCCTGTTTGAATATGGTGAACATGGGAAACCTTCAATCGTGGGCCATCCTGAAATATTTTTCAACCTGAGTCATTGCCGTGAGGCCGTGGCCTGTGTGGTGAGCCGTAGGCCTGTAGGCATTGATGTGGAGTCGGTGGGCCGTTATCGTGAGTCGGTAGCCCGATATACTATGAACGATGAGGAAATGGCACTAATAACAAATGCCCCACAGCCTGAAGTGATGTTTACCCGACTGTGGACCATGAAAGAGGCGCGACTGAAACTGACTGGCGAGGGCATCAACGACAATATGAAACAGGTACTGACCGAGGCCGACAGAAAAAGCTATACCACCGTGGAGTGCTTAGAGCAAGGATATATATATACGGTGTGTGAGTAA
- a CDS encoding helix-turn-helix domain-containing protein, producing MDVGTVIKERRALLGISQQDLSDYSGVGISTVKDLERGVGNPSLHTLQKILDVVGIEIVLQVKQTVK from the coding sequence ATGGATGTAGGAACTGTGATTAAGGAGCGTAGAGCCCTGTTAGGAATCTCTCAACAAGATCTCTCAGATTATTCTGGAGTAGGCATTTCTACGGTCAAAGATTTGGAGCGAGGCGTGGGTAATCCATCCCTTCATACACTACAAAAAATACTTGATGTGGTGGGTATAGAAATAGTACTGCAGGTGAAACAGACCGTTAAATAG
- a CDS encoding HipA N-terminal domain-containing protein, with amino-acid sequence MRKVNVYYGDVYAGQLVELSRGNYEFTYDDAFRADSSTPPVSVNLPKSQKVYHSERIFPVFTNMLPEGANRRALCRARKVDEKDFFGMLEMICGMDAIGKFVLKRPEE; translated from the coding sequence ATGAGAAAAGTAAATGTATATTATGGTGACGTATATGCCGGACAGCTCGTTGAGTTGTCGAGGGGTAATTATGAGTTCACCTACGATGATGCTTTTCGTGCCGACAGCAGTACGCCTCCAGTATCAGTCAATCTACCCAAAAGTCAGAAAGTATATCACTCGGAGCGCATCTTCCCAGTGTTCACCAACATGTTGCCAGAGGGAGCCAACCGCAGGGCATTATGCAGAGCGAGAAAAGTTGATGAAAAAGATTTCTTTGGTATGCTGGAGATGATCTGCGGCATGGATGCTATCGGTAAGTTTGTTCTTAAAAGACCAGAAGAATGA